The Microbacterium sp. KUDC0406 genome includes a window with the following:
- a CDS encoding SDR family NAD(P)-dependent oxidoreductase, whose translation MGGTEMSAGNPVVERAAVVERAEGESKRRDETHQHGQVQGLVAIVTGGASGIGAAIAAKLHDEGAQIAVLDRDISGADPRFAAFTADVSDRTSVDAAVAAAAEKFGRIDIVINNAGIGAQGDVTANDDDEWARVLSINVTGIARVTAAALPWLRKSPSAAVCNTASIASTTGLPQRALYSASKGAVSALTRAMAADHLREGIRVNAVNPGTADTPWVGRLLDSADDPAAERAALNARQPHGRLVSPDEVAGAVLYLVSPASGSTTGTFIEVDGGMAQLRLRPE comes from the coding sequence ATGGGAGGCACAGAAATGAGCGCCGGCAACCCGGTCGTTGAGCGAGCGGCGGTCGTTGAGCGAGCCGAAGGCGAGTCGAAACGCAGAGACGAAACGCACCAGCACGGACAGGTACAGGGGCTGGTGGCGATCGTCACCGGCGGAGCATCCGGAATCGGCGCGGCCATCGCCGCGAAGCTGCACGACGAGGGCGCGCAGATCGCCGTCCTCGACCGCGACATCTCGGGCGCCGACCCCCGGTTCGCCGCGTTCACCGCTGATGTCTCGGATCGCACCTCGGTGGATGCCGCCGTCGCGGCCGCCGCGGAGAAGTTCGGCCGGATCGACATCGTCATCAACAACGCCGGCATCGGCGCGCAGGGCGACGTGACCGCGAACGACGACGACGAGTGGGCCCGCGTGCTGTCGATCAACGTCACCGGCATCGCCCGGGTGACCGCGGCCGCGCTGCCGTGGCTGCGGAAGTCGCCCTCGGCGGCGGTCTGCAACACGGCATCCATCGCCTCGACCACGGGCCTGCCGCAGCGCGCGCTGTACTCCGCGTCGAAGGGCGCCGTCTCGGCTCTGACCCGCGCGATGGCCGCCGACCACCTGCGTGAGGGCATCCGCGTGAACGCGGTCAACCCCGGCACCGCCGACACCCCGTGGGTGGGCCGGCTGCTCGACTCGGCGGATGACCCCGCCGCCGAGCGCGCCGCGCTGAACGCCCGGCAGCCGCACGGCCGCCTGGTCTCGCCCGACGAGGTCGCCGGTGCCGTGCTGTACCTGGTGTCGCCGGCATCCGGTTCGACGACCGGCACTTTCATCGAAGTGGACGGAGGCATGGCGCAGCTGCGCCTGCGCCCGGAGTGA
- a CDS encoding fumarylacetoacetate hydrolase family protein, producing the protein MKFARLGEPGNETPVVIDGEHTFDLSAVTSDVNGDFLADDPVGRTRAALDAGSLTEIPDAASLRIGSPIARPSAVICIGQNYAAHARESGSEPPTVPIMFLKTPNTVVGPDDTVTIPRGSEKTDWEVELGIVIGTRAAYLDSPDEAAAHIAGYVVANDVSERAFQMEVSGGQWSKGKIAFGFNPTGPWLVTPDEVDAENLQLRSWVNGEARQDSNTNDMIFDVPTIVHHLSQYVTLEPGDLILTGTPQGVAFGGKFPYLKAGDVVEVEIEGLGRQRQEFVAWEAQK; encoded by the coding sequence ATGAAGTTCGCGCGACTTGGAGAGCCGGGGAACGAGACACCCGTCGTCATCGACGGCGAGCACACGTTCGACCTGAGCGCTGTGACATCCGATGTGAACGGTGACTTTCTCGCCGACGACCCCGTGGGCCGCACCCGGGCCGCGCTGGACGCCGGTTCGCTGACGGAGATCCCTGATGCCGCATCGCTGCGGATCGGATCGCCGATCGCCCGCCCCAGCGCGGTGATCTGCATCGGCCAGAACTACGCCGCGCACGCCCGCGAATCGGGATCCGAACCGCCGACCGTGCCGATCATGTTCCTCAAGACCCCGAACACCGTGGTCGGCCCCGATGACACGGTGACCATCCCGCGCGGCAGCGAGAAGACCGACTGGGAGGTCGAGCTCGGCATCGTGATCGGCACCCGCGCCGCGTACCTCGATTCCCCTGACGAGGCGGCCGCGCACATCGCCGGCTACGTCGTCGCGAACGACGTCTCGGAGCGCGCGTTCCAGATGGAGGTGTCCGGCGGCCAATGGTCGAAGGGCAAGATCGCGTTCGGCTTCAACCCGACCGGCCCCTGGCTGGTCACGCCCGACGAGGTCGACGCAGAGAACCTGCAGCTGCGCAGCTGGGTGAACGGCGAGGCACGGCAGGACTCGAACACGAACGACATGATCTTCGACGTCCCCACGATCGTGCACCACCTGTCGCAGTACGTCACGCTCGAGCCGGGCGACCTCATCCTCACCGGCACACCGCAGGGCGTCGCGTTCGGCGGCAAGTTCCCGTATCTGAAGGCGGGCGACGTGGTCGAGGTCGAGATCGAGGGTCTCGGTCGTCAGCGTCAGGAGTTCGTCGCATGGGAGGCACAGAAATGA